The DNA segment AGTTAATAGTATTTGCAAGTCTCAgcaagacatgtttaaaaatagtTAAAGCAATGCATAAACAAATATTTCACCATTGTATATATTACATAAGTCAATCCAACTAGTTGGTACTATTAAATTgacctataaataaaatataaatgttcagatttttgtcTCAGATGACTTTAACATTCCCTTATATTATTCTCTCCATAAGCAATGAACCACCAAAAACGATTGTGTTGGATGCACTGCTGGCCCAAGAGCGGCCACGGTTATGGGTCACATAAACCGTAGCACCCTTGCGCAGTGTCGTCATGTAGGTAGAGAGATTCCCAACCGAGCTGTTGCCCTGAACATTGCTATGGGACATAGCCACAGAGTAATTATTTACAACCAGCCATAGATCAGTTGCCCCATTCCCCCCATTCTGTGTGGAAAAGAAGAACTGATAGACGCCAGAAACTGGAGCTTTAAATATCCCGGTGCGAGCGTCGAAAGCCCCGCCTTGATTCACATACACTTTCCTGTACATAATCCTATTCACTTTTCCTGATATGCTGGCCGGGTGGGTGACAAAAAAATGGACGTTTACTTTAACTACAGGAAAGAAAATGCAGCATTATTTTCCTTAAAAGGtagataattgtaataataagtaCTACATTTCACAGTGTTTAGTAATTGAAATACTGATAAAGAAAAATTACTCACttctcattttgtttttcttacaCATCCAGGTGATTTTGTTGCTGCTGATGCAAGACTCAGTTTTTCTGCACTTTCCACAgacaattgtgtttatatctgaaAGTATGGTGTACAACAGTCAATAACTTATATATAAATACCTAAAATTTCTCTGAAAATCCATGTACATCATATCTTACCTGCACAATATGCCATATGGCAAGCTACGGGTTTGACAAACTTGTAAACGTAGTAGTTTCCCCTACATGCTTTAACTTGAATGGGAGGAGATTTGAACAAACAGCAGTTGTTTTTCCAGTTTCCACACACCTGGCGGGTGACAACCCCGTCTCGTTTCCGGGGATGATCTCCGACGAGCCACAGTGGAGCGTGCGTGCCACACATGTCTTTCCTCACACACCTCTCAGGCATCTGAATAGGCTTCCCATGATAGAAGAGACGGTACCAGCCTTTCCACTGGACACGACGGTCACAAGCAACATACTTGCTGGTGTAGTTTGAGGCTCTCCAGGCTTGGTCCAACACTGTATAGTGATAGCAGGGGTCAAGGGCCTCATGACTGTCTTCATCTCCATCTCCATCCTGGGTGAGGGTATACAGCAAATGGTTGCTGCCTATTAAAGACAGACATAAATAGTccttttttgaagaagaaaaaaaacaaaaactggatAGTAATGAAATAACTGTGTCCAAACTCATCAAAGTAATTCATTGATACTCTCACATTTTTTATCCTTTGAATAATTTTTTCGaatgatttatttttctatttatccattaatagtatttaatattaataattttaaacttaattataaaatgtagtaataataataataataataataaattagtcttattatgaataaataaataattaaacgaaCTTAAAGCATacattaattttctttctttctttccttctttctttctttctttctttctttctttctttctttctttttaacttACCTGTTTGTAGTGATGTCAAATTCATCTCCACATTTGTATCAATAGGCTTTTGTGAACAGTCTGGAAATGCCTACAACCAAACAATTATATTAGTTTCTGAAGAAAATCATTTGTCACAGTAGGATAATTTTTTTGACATTGTAATGTATTATATAATGGACAATTAATTTGCAGGTAACACACTATTTGTTAACTACTTTaattaacatgatctaagcaagaacaatccttctacagcatttattattcttagttgatgttaatttcaacatttactaatgcattattcaaattaaaagttgtgcttgttaacattagttaatgaactgtgaattagcatgaactaacaatgaataacagtattttcattaactaacattaacaaagatgaataaatacagtaataaaagtattgttcattattttttcatgttaattaatgaattaactaacattaactaacggaccattattctaaagtgttaccaatttgcatatattattcataatatattacattttttaactttTGCTTGAAACTTTTTGTATGTCCAATACGATTTAGgaaattaaaatgattacatgtctttctttctttctttctttctttctttctttctttctttctttctttctttctttctttctttctgtctttctttctttctttctttctttcttcaaccAGCAAAAAGTCTTGAATTATCGTCTTTAATTTTACCTGGCTCAAAGCTTCTTGCTTTTGTTTCATGACTGCTTGTTCATGTTTCAAGCTTTCCATCtcctaaataaaaacaaagaaaaattgttTATACCGCCCTCCCATTAGAAACTGAAATGCTTAGAACACAAAAGCATTTTAGATTCACCAGTACCTTATATACAACAGCAAGTTGCTCCTGCAAAGGCTGGTCAACCATAGTCCAAGCTCTGAATGTATACTGGAAGACAGTGCAATGAAATATCATGAAATAATGCTTTCTGCTACATTGCACAGTTACTGTACAATGGAAATTATAATGTaagaatattgtaaaatgttgatcttatttgtttgtaacattattatattaaccaaatCAATGCTTACTGAAATATCTCTGTTTGCAGTGTCGGCTGCACAGACAACCAGTATGGCAAACACTTGAAAGCATAAGGAAAGCATCTAAAAGTGAGAGTAAAAAACTGCATTAGTCTTTGTATTATTTATctatagaaatatttttaaataataacttgAGGTTttcagatttagatttttttttaaattataaacatttgAAGCTTACCTTTTCATAAAAAGGGCAGATCTCTTTGCGTTATGTAAGTGAACTATATAGAATAGAGTTTATATACTGCACCGTATAATGGGTGGACACTACTGCCATGCAAAAGGAAGTTTCTGGTTTGACTTTCACACCAATATTCTCTTACATGAGACTCTTCACAAATAAGGTGCTAACATGCACATGAAAAATGGCCACAGGCACTTTTTGAGCTCATGAGgtcagcaaaaaaaaatgtattgtgcaaaaatgtatttgcatatgtataggcaaaatatttaaataagttgCATGAGTAAAACTTGTAGAATGCcaatgtaaaacaacaacaaaaatgcattaaaatatttaaaagagatcAAGATCGAGACTAGGTAAATATTTTACACTAAACTGTATGTAAAAACTAAACTCTTCTTTGTTAGAATTTTTGGAAAAATCCATTAGCTTTTTATGCTTGACTGTTTTATTTATGAATTACCAAGTTAACTATTACTTAAACTCACATTGCAATTTAACAAGTTATTTGACGGTTTGAGTTATGCCATTGCAAGTATCATTTAGAAACCACATGTTAAGTCAATggttaaagcaaaaaaacgaTTCTTGCATTATCAGCAGAATAGTGACAAAGCCTAAAAAGTACTAATTTTTGTGCAAACACATGCATTGTGCAATTTGTTTAAACATAGTATCTTAAATAACACTTTAAATATGGCCTGGTTTGCTGTCTGATGTGTTAGCACAAATGCATATTAGATTTCTATGAGATTACTTTAATAGTTTAAAAAGCAACGaaaaaagttttcaaaattaCCAGCTGGGAGAAATACACCCATTGAGGAAGATCTAAATAGTAACAATAAAGCATGAATGATTGAGAGTAGGAAATAATTTCATGGAAAATATGCACAGTGAGTGAAAGATGCGATTGCTTTGACTAGTGCAAATTACTGCCAGTGTCTGGGGAAATGATCATAGACGGTAAAAGAAAGGAAAGGATGCAGTAAGCTCATGAAATAATAGTAAGTATTTGCAACACCAAAATCACCACTAGGTGGTGACCTCTAACTTATTTCAAAACATTGGGTTCTGCAATTATACTGAACAGGAAATTGTACATAACAAACATGGCAGAGAAAACCACGTGCCATAACTGTccactttattaaaaaataaccaATAATGAATCATATTTATTAGTCTAGTCCTCATTATTGTCTTTGCTGAGAATTTATTGTAcccttttttatattgtactgtatatattgttcCATTTTGTTGATGTATTGTTGTACTGTTGTATAACAGATTTTATGAGAAAAATGGAAGTAATGCATTTTACTGGTGGCTCATTAAGTGAAAAACTCAGAAAAATAGGTATAAAGATGTTGCTAAAGTGTTTCTTTAAGGTACAAAAGCTAAAACATACATTTGTATATCGTTTTTACAACTAAATGGTACATAATAACGCCTTAAAGGTAGATATTAGTAACTTAAAATTACATATAAGTGCCTAAATAGTACATACTAATACTTTTAGAAAGGGTACCACAGTACTGGTAATTTTGTACCTTTTATTGTGAGTGTTCAGAGATCTTTTAAATAAACTGAATCCACTCTTATCTCATCTGTGCATATTAATGGAGTCACCAGAACATTGTGCTTTCTGGCTCATTCTTTAACTGTAAAAACTATGGCACACATCGTTTGGTAATGCATTAAAGCATTTGGCAGTAACTTCAACCCTCACTGTCAGCAGAGCAATGAGAAATCAATTGTGTGATTAGATAAGTACAGTCCAGTCAGTTCAATAGTCCACCCAGGAAAATTatgttcatgttttgatgtgaagCACAGGCCTCTGCCTTTTTACATACAGTAAGCAGGAGACATCAGTAAACAGCCATTCTGGGAATGACATGCCAGAATGAGAACAGCTGCctggaaaaaaaacagttatgTATATGTTTGCATACATTACCCCACCTGCTGAACATGTGCACTCCATTGTTTACACCCTGCTTTGATGGCTGTACTTTTCCTATCAAGGTTCCTGGAATTGTATATGGTTACTCATTGCTGTTCTCGCACGTCTCTGTAGATTGTAGCACATGAGGGTTCAGTCTTTAACAGCAATGTTACAGGACACTCTATGAAGGGAAGCCATCTGTTTGAggtttttgtgtgagtgtgtttctttTCATGCTTAGATACTCATGCAATCTTCTGCACCTTTGTGGGTATATAAGGCAATTAAAGCTATGAAGCACAAATATTACGAGGGAATATCAGTAAAATGCATCAGAAAAGTTAATAAAATtagtatttactcaccctcatgttgctccaaaccagTACAACGTTCTtttaaaagaagataatttgagtaATGTCTCAAATGTTTTTGTCCTTctagtgaaagtcaatggggtccaaaataaaatctgacttttctttgtatggacaaaacagtgagactttttaaaaatattttcttttgtgttttacagaagaaagaaTGATATGAGTGTGAGTAAAGGTCTGtgcacaccaagaacaataactatattagcatccccACCAACAGATGATTCAGTTTATCATATTACAGTTTTAGTACATTATATCAAGTTATTTAAAGtgtggtggattctgattggctgtttttaTAGTTCATCAGTTAGAAAAAAATGCTCTGAAATTGATTCTAACAGTATCACTACACTGTCGCATTATCATTGTAGCCTTGGTGTAGGGGTGGTGTTAGCgtagtggataagacgcatgcctgtggtgtgggagacccgggttcgaatccactgtgaaccgccagtgtgtccctgagcaagacacttaacccctccagaggcgtgcgacctctgacatatatagcaattgtaagtcgctttggataaaagcgtcagctaaatgaataaatgtaaatgtggtgTGGACAATATTCTGACAAAGTCAAAACTATTAGAGAGTCATAATTATTGCATACATTTTGAAGGATAATCCATTAAGAACAAAGTAGTCTCTGTGGGCACAAAATGATTCTGATGTTATTTTCACATTCAGCAGGAAGCTATTTAGTTCTATAACTGAACATCTGACCTTCATTTACTGCATGACAAACGTTCCAAGTTCAATGTTTCTTCCAGGCTTGTTGTTCCATTCATGCCTCTCATTGTTGCCCAATGACCTCACTTTCCATGTAACCTCTGACCTCTGGTTTGTTGTGTACTATGAAATGTAACCTTTGCCTTACTGGGCAAAGGATCAATGTGTAGTATCTTGACACCTGTCAATCATCTTTGAAAACATGCTTGAAAATCTATGCATCCTCTGGCCATCTAACATGTAGAATgatgtttctttatcagaacagatttaaagAAGTTTAGCATTAgatcatttgctcaccagtggatcattTTTAGTGAATCTGTGCATTACAATGATCCACAAGTAacccacatgactccagtccatatGTTAACATCTTGAGAAGCAAAAAGTTATTAAGctgtcattatctggctcagctcggtgttcatctctctcttcacagcagttcagtcagtgtactgtttgagtacatgaattactccgggatattggtttgtttgaactcagaggaagtgtcagccacattaaaaaagttaacagcttaagtcatttgcggattaatgcgtattggagacacgaaccgtttaaagcaattcagttcgatttggtgaactggttcaaaaagatccggttacatcgaatgatttattcgcgaaccggatatgacaaactgctttgttttgaactgtcttacaacagacacggaagagaagacaatgctgaataaggtcgtagtttttgctagttttggaccaaactgtattttcgatgtttcaaaaaattctaactgaccctctgatgtcacatggactactttgatgatgtttttcttacctttctggacatggacagtataccgtacacacagcttcaatggagggactgagagctctcggactaaatctaaaatatcttaaactgtgtcccgaagataaacggaggtcttacgggtttgaaacaacatgagggtgagttattaatgacataattttgcaaattgggcgaactaaccctttaagtttgtgGTGTTTCTGTTTggacactcccacacacacacacacacacacatgcacgttatgcatttttactttctccaaaaaactaattctgtatgatttataagcgttttgaaacgttttgggcccggttccccaaaatgttcttatcgctaagtagttcttaacctattccttaacctctctcttaaccttatggcacggttcccgacacgttcgtacgctaagtatatcttctgtaagtcacactttcgtaaggttggtctggaccattcgtaagctctctcttagcgttatttgagctcatgacgctactatacagcagtctttagaaaccagcgcagcgaagtacaagtcaaactatggtatgttgacaattttgtggctcaacaatgattttcagttattttttaagactcataataaattatgttcgcaatggatacaggcctaattatgaagttgactttatgtggttaaagaactaataaggtggtaattagcctaggctttttcgtaatgtaattaaagcgaattggcaatcatttttttgataattaaaatctggcaaacaatttggctctaaatggctaagatctttaatgGGTAGGcctaagcatggtggtgtccagtaagcgaccaactatggcagtgatccaacatgtccttgtattgaatcaaagagggagccggactcggagccgtttagtccatgtcagtttttttattcggcaaaacttaagcccttttgacattttgcctgacgtggctatattaaaaaaaatcccctcccaagacaactcattgtggagcagctggaccttcccagacctgcgctggccaggcgcggcggaattctgctttaagccctgaagcccagcgctacgttttttttattattatttatttatttattttgctacagagagattcatcgaggtcg comes from the Carassius carassius chromosome 39, fCarCar2.1, whole genome shotgun sequence genome and includes:
- the LOC132121081 gene encoding uncharacterized protein LOC132121081: MLSLCFQVFAILVVCAADTANRDISYTFRAWTMVDQPLQEQLAVVYKEMESLKHEQAVMKQKQEALSQAFPDCSQKPIDTNVEMNLTSLQTGSNHLLYTLTQDGDGDEDSHEALDPCYHYTVLDQAWRASNYTSKYVACDRRVQWKGWYRLFYHGKPIQMPERCVRKDMCGTHAPLWLVGDHPRKRDGVVTRQVCGNWKNNCCLFKSPPIQVKACRGNYYVYKFVKPVACHMAYCADINTIVCGKCRKTESCISSNKITWMCKKNKMRIKVNVHFFVTHPASISGKVNRIMYRKVYVNQGGAFDARTGIFKAPVSGVYQFFFSTQNGGNGATDLWLVVNNYSVAMSHSNVQGNSSVGNLSTYMTTLRKGATVYVTHNRGRSWASSASNTIVFGGSLLMERII